The following are encoded in a window of Pseudomonas sp. JQ170C genomic DNA:
- the rnd gene encoding ribonuclease D — MAIDIHWICDDSSLAEHCLQWRKLPFVALDTEFMRVDTFYPIAGLIQVGDGARAYLIDPLRVSNWQPLAELLEDSQVIKVLHACSEDLEVLSRLTGSLPAPLFDTQLAASYLNLGFSMGYSRLVQEVLGIELPKGETRSDWLQRPLSETQVSYAAEDAVHLAELYERLRPQLSDEKHAWVLEDGAELVAQLRRETDPNELYRDAKLAWKLSRAQLAVLRELCAWREREARARDLPRNRILRENALWPMAKTQPQTLSALAKIEDMHPRTIRQDGEFLLSLIKQAASLPPEQWPAPLPEPLPIEASALLKQLRAIGQAEAERLNIAPELMLRKKILELLLKSGYPNGPYQLPDSLRGWRRERMGQALLDCLASAGEQP, encoded by the coding sequence GTGGCCATCGATATTCACTGGATTTGCGACGACAGCAGCCTGGCCGAACACTGTCTGCAGTGGCGCAAGCTGCCCTTCGTGGCACTCGACACCGAGTTCATGCGGGTTGATACCTTTTATCCGATTGCCGGTTTGATCCAGGTCGGCGACGGGGCACGTGCCTACTTGATCGATCCGTTGCGGGTCAGCAACTGGCAACCGCTGGCCGAACTGCTCGAAGATAGCCAGGTGATCAAAGTGCTGCACGCGTGCAGCGAAGACCTCGAAGTGTTGTCGCGTCTGACTGGCAGCCTGCCGGCGCCGTTGTTCGACACCCAACTGGCCGCCAGCTACCTGAACCTGGGCTTCTCCATGGGCTATTCGCGCCTGGTCCAGGAAGTACTCGGCATCGAGCTGCCCAAGGGTGAAACCCGCTCCGACTGGCTGCAGCGCCCGTTGTCCGAGACCCAGGTCAGCTACGCCGCCGAAGACGCCGTGCACCTGGCCGAGCTGTACGAGCGCCTGCGCCCGCAGTTGTCGGACGAAAAGCATGCCTGGGTGCTGGAAGATGGTGCCGAGCTGGTTGCCCAGCTGCGCCGCGAAACCGACCCCAATGAGTTGTACCGCGACGCCAAGCTGGCCTGGAAGCTGTCCCGCGCCCAGTTGGCGGTGCTGCGTGAACTGTGCGCCTGGCGCGAGCGCGAAGCCCGTGCCCGTGACCTGCCGCGCAACCGCATCCTGCGCGAGAATGCGCTCTGGCCCATGGCCAAGACCCAGCCGCAGACGCTGTCGGCGCTGGCGAAAATCGAAGACATGCACCCGCGCACCATCCGCCAGGACGGCGAGTTCCTGCTCAGCCTGATCAAGCAGGCCGCCAGCCTGCCGCCCGAGCAGTGGCCAGCGCCATTGCCCGAGCCGTTGCCGATCGAAGCCTCGGCGCTGCTCAAGCAACTGCGCGCCATCGGCCAGGCCGAGGCCGAGCGCCTGAACATCGCCCCCGAACTGATGCTGCGCAAGAAAATCCTCGAGTTGCTGCTCAAGAGCGGTTACCCCAACGGTCCTTATCAACTGCCCGATTCGCTGCGCGGCTGGCGCCGTGAGCGGATGGGGCAAGCGCTGCTCGATTGTCTGGCCAGCGCTGGAGAACAACCATGA
- a CDS encoding D-2-hydroxyacid dehydrogenase gives MRVLIAEQDHALYARLLREAAPDLNVLTSGDSAELTRLAADCDVWLGQPDLLATLLRQGHQPQWLQSTWAGITPLLADGLQRDYRLTRAVGIFGQVMAEYVLTYMLGHEREVMARLVSQVERKWDDRPGRTLEGRRALIVGTGDIGQRVAEFLLPFGVKLYGIASQAREQAPFIEVAAMSELGRLVGEVDYVINLLPDTPATHDLYDAALFARFNPEALFINAGRGVAVVDGDLVDALKLGHLAGAVIDVCRQEPLPARHPFWTAWGLLLTGHSSAPTSPTAMVRLFVENLRAYQAGEALRGEVDFVRGY, from the coding sequence ATGCGTGTTTTGATCGCCGAACAGGACCATGCCCTCTACGCTCGCCTGCTGCGCGAGGCTGCACCGGACCTGAACGTCCTCACCAGCGGCGACTCGGCGGAACTGACCCGCCTGGCCGCCGATTGCGATGTCTGGCTGGGCCAGCCAGACCTGCTGGCCACCCTGTTGCGCCAGGGCCATCAGCCGCAGTGGCTGCAGTCGACCTGGGCCGGCATTACGCCGCTGCTGGCCGATGGTTTGCAGCGCGACTATCGCCTGACCCGCGCAGTGGGCATCTTCGGCCAGGTGATGGCCGAGTACGTGCTGACCTACATGCTCGGTCACGAGCGCGAGGTGATGGCGCGCCTGGTCAGCCAGGTCGAGCGCAAATGGGATGATCGCCCCGGACGTACCCTGGAAGGGCGACGGGCGTTGATTGTCGGCACCGGTGATATCGGCCAGCGCGTCGCCGAGTTCCTCCTGCCCTTTGGCGTCAAGCTCTACGGCATCGCCAGCCAGGCCCGTGAGCAGGCCCCCTTCATCGAGGTGGCAGCCATGAGTGAGTTGGGGCGCCTGGTCGGCGAAGTCGATTACGTCATCAACTTGCTGCCCGACACCCCGGCCACCCACGACTTGTACGATGCGGCGCTGTTTGCCCGTTTCAATCCCGAGGCGCTGTTCATCAACGCCGGTCGCGGTGTGGCGGTGGTCGATGGTGATCTGGTCGATGCCTTGAAACTGGGGCATCTGGCCGGCGCGGTAATCGACGTTTGCCGCCAGGAGCCATTGCCGGCGCGTCATCCGTTCTGGACGGCCTGGGGCCTGCTGCTGACCGGGCACAGCTCGGCGCCCACCTCGCCGACGGCGATGGTGCGGTTGTTTGTCGAGAACCTGCGGGCGTATCAGGCGGGGGAGGCGTTGCGCGGGGAAGTGGATTTCGTGCGTGGGTATTGA
- a CDS encoding YgaP family membrane protein, producing MSENKTLIPALQDKPEHNVHGWERAGSVAGGVIMVGKGLRRGGLFGLIQMAIGGVALARGITGHSSMKSLMERGRSDLDNLRSTIERNGAELRALKASADAATRSATVTGNDSLKNPKP from the coding sequence ATGTCCGAGAACAAGACGTTGATCCCTGCCCTGCAAGACAAGCCCGAACATAACGTGCACGGCTGGGAACGCGCCGGCTCCGTGGCCGGCGGTGTGATCATGGTGGGTAAAGGCTTGCGCCGTGGCGGGCTGTTCGGCCTGATCCAGATGGCCATTGGCGGGGTGGCCCTGGCACGCGGCATTACCGGTCACAGCTCGATGAAAAGCCTGATGGAGCGCGGACGCAGCGACCTCGACAACCTGCGCTCGACCATCGAGCGCAACGGTGCCGAACTGCGGGCCCTCAAGGCCAGTGCCGACGCCGCCACGCGCAGCGCCACGGTCACCGGCAACGACTCGCTGAAAAACCCCAAGCCCTAA
- a CDS encoding nitroreductase family protein codes for MSANPRIAEHAIDEQFIKRWSPRAFTAEPISEATLLSFLEAARWAPSAYNSQPWRFLYARRDTPNWERYLGLLNEFNRSWAQHASALVIVISKTTFAAPGSSEEKPALWHTFDTGSAWGHLALQASISGWHTHGMAGFDQELTRQELKIPEGYALHAVVAIGKLGDKASLAEALQAREEPSPRRSLSELAAEGDFSL; via the coding sequence ATGAGTGCTAATCCTCGCATTGCCGAACATGCCATCGACGAACAGTTCATCAAGCGTTGGTCGCCACGCGCCTTCACCGCCGAACCGATCAGCGAAGCCACCCTGCTGAGTTTCCTCGAAGCGGCCCGCTGGGCCCCGTCGGCCTACAACTCGCAGCCTTGGCGCTTCCTTTATGCCCGCCGTGATACACCGAACTGGGAGCGCTACCTGGGCCTGCTCAACGAATTCAACCGCAGCTGGGCGCAACACGCCTCGGCCCTGGTGATCGTGATCTCCAAGACCACTTTCGCCGCGCCGGGCTCCAGCGAAGAGAAACCGGCCCTGTGGCACACCTTCGACACCGGTTCCGCCTGGGGCCACCTGGCCCTGCAAGCGAGCATCAGTGGCTGGCACACCCACGGCATGGCCGGCTTCGACCAGGAGCTGACCCGCCAGGAGCTGAAGATTCCTGAAGGCTACGCGCTACACGCCGTGGTGGCGATCGGCAAACTGGGTGACAAGGCGAGCCTGGCCGAGGCCCTGCAGGCCCGCGAAGAGCCTAGCCCGCGTCGCTCGCTGAGCGAGCTGGCGGCCGAGGGTGATTTCTCGCTGTAA
- a CDS encoding alanine/glycine:cation symporter family protein, producing the protein MTAVINALNTFFWGYVLIYGLLAAGIYFTVRLGFLQFRHLPEFFRSVLRAPTKDASGITPFQALCTSLASRVGTGNLAGVAVAITLGGPGAVFWMWVVASLGMATAYAESTLAQLYKVRNDKGEYRGGPAFYIAKGLNAPWAAAIFSVCLIIAFGLVFGAVQANSIADATQGAFGVPKLTTGVVVAVLAGLVIFGGIKKIARFAEWVVPFMAGAYLLVAVYVILTNLGEVPGVLMLIVKSAFGIESAAGGVAGALLNGVKRGLFSNEAGMGSAPNIAAVATPNPHHPSSQGFVQALGVFIDTLLICTATAIMILLSGVIPGPDMTGTPLTQAAMNEHIGSAGQYFIAIAIFFFAFTSIIGNYTYAENAMVYLKLNTRLGLTVLRTAALLMVVWGAYESVATVFDAADAAMGLMATINLIAICLLSGVVVKLTRDYFAQRAVGTPEFNAKDYPELSGKIDAQIWGAADGGRAEPAEALKER; encoded by the coding sequence ATGACAGCCGTGATCAACGCACTGAATACCTTCTTCTGGGGGTATGTCCTGATCTATGGCCTGCTGGCCGCAGGTATCTACTTCACTGTCCGTCTGGGCTTTCTGCAGTTTCGCCACTTGCCCGAATTCTTTCGCTCGGTACTGCGCGCACCGACCAAGGATGCCAGTGGCATCACGCCGTTCCAGGCGCTATGCACCAGCCTGGCCTCGCGGGTAGGTACCGGCAACCTGGCCGGTGTGGCCGTGGCCATTACCCTCGGTGGGCCGGGTGCGGTGTTCTGGATGTGGGTGGTGGCGTCGCTGGGCATGGCAACGGCTTATGCCGAAAGCACCCTGGCGCAGCTGTACAAGGTACGCAACGACAAGGGTGAGTATCGCGGTGGTCCGGCGTTCTATATCGCCAAGGGCCTTAACGCACCCTGGGCGGCGGCGATCTTCTCGGTGTGCCTGATCATTGCCTTCGGCCTGGTGTTTGGCGCCGTGCAGGCCAACTCCATTGCCGATGCCACCCAGGGCGCCTTCGGCGTACCCAAGCTGACCACCGGTGTCGTGGTGGCGGTGCTGGCGGGCCTGGTGATCTTCGGCGGCATCAAGAAGATTGCCCGCTTCGCGGAGTGGGTCGTGCCGTTCATGGCGGGTGCCTACCTGCTGGTGGCGGTCTATGTGATCCTGACCAACCTGGGTGAAGTCCCAGGCGTGCTGATGCTGATCGTCAAGAGTGCCTTTGGTATCGAGTCGGCCGCTGGCGGCGTGGCCGGGGCCCTGCTCAATGGTGTGAAGCGCGGGCTGTTCTCCAACGAAGCGGGCATGGGTTCGGCACCGAATATCGCGGCCGTGGCGACCCCCAATCCCCATCACCCCTCGTCGCAAGGCTTTGTGCAGGCGCTGGGCGTGTTCATCGATACCCTGCTGATCTGTACCGCCACCGCGATCATGATCCTGCTGTCGGGCGTGATTCCTGGCCCTGACATGACCGGCACGCCGCTGACCCAGGCGGCCATGAACGAGCACATCGGTTCGGCCGGGCAGTACTTCATTGCCATTGCGATCTTCTTCTTTGCGTTCACCTCGATCATCGGCAACTACACCTATGCCGAAAACGCCATGGTGTACCTGAAGCTCAACACCCGCCTGGGCCTGACCGTGCTGCGTACAGCGGCCTTGTTGATGGTGGTGTGGGGCGCCTATGAAAGCGTTGCCACGGTGTTCGATGCGGCCGACGCAGCGATGGGTCTGATGGCGACCATCAACCTGATTGCCATCTGCCTGCTGTCGGGGGTGGTGGTCAAGCTGACCCGCGACTACTTCGCCCAACGGGCGGTGGGCACGCCGGAGTTCAATGCCAAGGACTACCCGGAGTTGTCGGGCAAGATCGATGCGCAAATCTGGGGGGCAGCCGATGGTGGGCGTGCCGAACCGGCCGAGGCGTTGAAGGAGAGGTAG
- a CDS encoding YdcH family protein: protein MPVKHDLLADLNMTKEAFDAKKKTDTRLSELHEKYNAIDTEVLKAESSSATDEQITQLRKKRLLIKDDIVAHVKS, encoded by the coding sequence ATGCCGGTCAAGCACGATTTGCTCGCAGACTTGAACATGACCAAAGAGGCGTTCGACGCCAAGAAGAAAACCGACACGCGGCTCAGCGAGCTGCACGAAAAGTACAACGCCATCGACACCGAGGTGCTCAAGGCAGAGAGCAGCAGCGCCACCGACGAACAGATCACCCAACTGCGCAAAAAGCGCCTGTTGATCAAAGACGATATCGTCGCTCACGTAAAATCGTAG
- a CDS encoding phosphoethanolamine transferase: protein MFKVKPLRAEWVTLLASLYLLIGFNSVLWQHLSSVVQPGVGGIFLRLAFAVLIFCAFNLILTLVAFKGVLKPLLITLFMVSAGAAYFMSQYGVLIDVGMLRNTAETNTAEVMDLLSIKLCAYLLILGVLPSVLLYNTPIQYRSWYRELLFKLFAGGASVALLGVVALANYQGLASLFRNHHEIRLMLVPSNVVGASFGYVGERIGTAAKPFAKVGEDAQRELAWQQHSRKSLTVLVVGESARAANFGLLGYERNTTPELSKEAGLIAFSDVHSCGTETAVSVPCMFSNLTRKEYQATQAKNQEGLLDILQRAGLAVRWRDNQSGCKGTCDRVQFEDVSNLKDPALCTSSECHDEVLLEGLSEMIDNLQQDTVLVLHQMGSHGPEYFKRYPMQYERFTPVCPSNALNQCSEQSIINAYDNTLVYTDHVLASLIDILRSKQGKVDTAMLYLSDHGESLGEYNLFLHGTPYMLAPEQQKHVPMLAWFSDNYRQAFGVDTDCLNRNRNEPLSQDNLFHSMLGLLQVHTAAYNPQLDLFASCRPALASH from the coding sequence ATGTTCAAGGTCAAACCGCTGCGGGCCGAATGGGTCACGTTGTTAGCCAGTCTTTATCTGCTTATCGGCTTTAATTCGGTACTCTGGCAACATCTTTCCAGCGTTGTACAGCCTGGCGTCGGGGGCATATTCCTGCGCCTGGCCTTTGCCGTGCTGATCTTCTGCGCCTTCAACCTGATCTTGACCCTGGTCGCCTTCAAGGGTGTTTTGAAACCCCTATTGATTACCTTGTTCATGGTCAGTGCTGGTGCCGCTTACTTTATGAGCCAGTATGGCGTGCTTATTGATGTAGGTATGTTGCGTAATACCGCAGAAACCAATACTGCTGAAGTAATGGATCTGCTTTCCATTAAGTTGTGCGCTTATCTTTTGATATTGGGTGTGCTGCCGTCGGTGTTGCTTTACAACACCCCGATCCAGTACCGGAGCTGGTACCGCGAGTTGCTGTTCAAGTTATTTGCGGGCGGCGCGTCGGTGGCATTGCTTGGCGTGGTCGCCCTGGCCAACTACCAGGGGCTCGCCTCGCTGTTTCGCAACCATCACGAGATCCGCCTGATGCTGGTGCCCAGCAACGTGGTCGGTGCCTCGTTCGGTTATGTCGGTGAGCGGATCGGCACCGCTGCCAAGCCGTTCGCCAAAGTGGGCGAGGATGCTCAGCGCGAGCTGGCCTGGCAGCAGCATTCGCGCAAATCCCTGACCGTGCTGGTAGTGGGGGAGAGTGCCCGCGCGGCGAACTTCGGCCTGCTCGGCTACGAGCGCAATACCACCCCGGAGCTGAGCAAGGAGGCCGGGCTGATCGCGTTCAGCGATGTGCATTCCTGCGGGACCGAAACCGCCGTGTCGGTGCCGTGCATGTTTTCCAACCTCACCCGCAAGGAATACCAGGCCACCCAGGCCAAGAACCAGGAAGGCTTGCTGGATATCCTGCAGCGGGCTGGCCTGGCGGTGCGCTGGCGCGACAACCAGTCCGGGTGCAAGGGCACCTGCGACCGGGTGCAGTTCGAGGATGTCAGCAACCTCAAGGACCCGGCGCTGTGCACCAGCAGCGAATGCCACGACGAGGTTCTGCTCGAGGGGTTGTCCGAAATGATCGACAACTTGCAGCAAGACACCGTGCTGGTGCTGCACCAGATGGGCAGCCACGGCCCCGAGTACTTCAAGCGCTATCCGATGCAGTACGAGCGCTTCACCCCAGTGTGCCCGAGCAACGCCCTGAACCAGTGCAGCGAACAGAGCATCATCAACGCCTACGACAACACCCTGGTCTACACCGACCACGTGCTGGCGTCGCTGATCGACATTCTGCGCAGCAAGCAAGGCAAGGTCGACACCGCCATGCTCTACCTGTCCGACCATGGCGAATCCCTGGGCGAGTACAACCTGTTCCTGCATGGCACCCCGTACATGCTGGCGCCGGAACAGCAGAAGCACGTGCCGATGCTGGCTTGGTTCTCCGACAACTACCGCCAGGCATTCGGCGTCGACACCGACTGCCTGAACAGGAACCGCAACGAGCCGCTGAGCCAGGACAACCTGTTCCATTCCATGCTCGGTCTGTTGCAGGTGCACACCGCGGCCTATAACCCGCAACTGGACCTGTTTGCCTCGTGCCGTCCGGCCCTGGCCAGCCATTGA
- a CDS encoding phytanoyl-CoA dioxygenase family protein: MNADIEQFQRDGAIVLRGVFRDWIERLREGFEQNLADPSAFAIENVGSGEGGRFFEDYCNWQRIPAFTDFVRNSPAAGIAGDLMQSREVQVFHEHILVKEPGTSKPTPWHQDLPYYCVDGLQTASYWIPLDPVTRHNTLSVVLGSHRWPKPVRPKSWASNKDFYGATDAGSGESVFMDMPDVENGEYEILSPELEPGDAVVFDFRTVHGAAGNTGGNRRRAFSTRFMGDDVRYIQRPGRTSPPFPGIDLKTGDRMREDWFPVVWSRS, from the coding sequence ATGAATGCCGATATCGAACAATTTCAACGCGACGGTGCCATCGTGCTGCGTGGCGTGTTTCGCGACTGGATCGAGCGTTTGCGCGAAGGGTTCGAGCAAAACCTGGCCGACCCCAGCGCCTTTGCCATCGAGAACGTGGGCAGTGGCGAAGGCGGGCGCTTCTTCGAGGACTACTGCAACTGGCAACGTATTCCGGCATTCACCGACTTTGTCCGGAATTCGCCTGCGGCGGGGATTGCCGGGGACCTGATGCAGTCTCGGGAAGTGCAGGTGTTCCATGAACACATCCTGGTCAAGGAACCGGGGACCTCCAAACCGACGCCCTGGCACCAGGATCTGCCGTACTACTGCGTGGATGGCCTGCAGACGGCCAGCTACTGGATTCCGCTGGACCCGGTCACTCGCCACAACACGTTGAGCGTGGTGCTGGGTTCCCATCGCTGGCCAAAGCCGGTGCGGCCCAAGAGCTGGGCCAGCAACAAGGACTTCTACGGCGCGACCGATGCAGGCTCGGGGGAAAGCGTGTTCATGGACATGCCGGATGTGGAGAACGGCGAATACGAGATTCTTTCTCCCGAACTTGAGCCCGGTGATGCGGTGGTGTTCGACTTTCGCACCGTGCATGGCGCCGCCGGCAATACGGGCGGCAACCGCCGGCGGGCGTTTTCCACCCGCTTCATGGGCGATGATGTGCGCTATATCCAGCGTCCGGGGCGCACTTCGCCACCGTTTCCCGGTATCGACCTGAAGACCGGCGATCGCATGCGCGAAGACTGGTTCCCGGTGGTCTGGTCGCGCAGCTGA
- a CDS encoding YcgN family cysteine cluster protein encodes MIASADAFWKRKTLEQLNPQEWESLCDGCGLCCLQKLEDEDDNSVYYTRIACKLLDLKTCQCSDYPNRLKIVPDCIQLTPGKADQFKWLPTTCGYRLISEGKDLPSWHHLVCGDRQQVHKQRISQSGRMLSEESVDEDDWEDYLIFRAG; translated from the coding sequence ATGATTGCCAGCGCCGACGCTTTCTGGAAGCGTAAGACCCTCGAACAGCTAAACCCCCAGGAATGGGAGTCGCTGTGTGACGGCTGTGGCCTGTGCTGCTTGCAAAAGCTTGAAGATGAAGACGACAACAGCGTCTATTACACACGTATTGCCTGCAAGCTGCTGGATCTGAAGACCTGCCAGTGCAGCGACTATCCAAACCGGCTGAAAATCGTGCCCGACTGCATCCAGCTGACGCCGGGCAAGGCCGACCAGTTCAAATGGCTGCCAACCACCTGCGGCTACCGCCTGATCAGCGAAGGCAAGGACCTGCCAAGCTGGCACCATCTGGTGTGCGGTGATCGCCAACAGGTGCATAAGCAGCGTATTTCCCAGTCCGGGCGCATGCTCAGTGAAGAGAGCGTGGACGAGGATGACTGGGAAGATTATCTGATTTTCCGCGCCGGCTGA
- a CDS encoding LysR substrate-binding domain-containing protein, with protein sequence MIGFTFRQLEYFVAAAEQGSVSAAARAKHISQPSVSLALSQLESILGEKLFHRQVSRGLELTPAGRKLLEQARGILDMATAISGPGEQQTSLRGALSLICFQDLGPYYAPRLLSGFRQRYPDVSITLFEADLAEVNRRLGDGKAELALTYDVGLDSPIEKRVLAQLTPYALLPADHPLALQDKVSLVDLAAECLILEDISRTREYFLSLFWAHDLQPAVLQLTQTFEMQRGLVAHGYGVALSCTRPVSDCSYDGKPLACRPLLETVSPQPVVLAQSSAMRPSAAAQAFLEWATQQFPA encoded by the coding sequence ATGATCGGTTTCACTTTCCGCCAGTTGGAATATTTCGTCGCTGCCGCCGAGCAGGGCAGTGTCAGTGCGGCGGCGCGGGCCAAGCACATCTCCCAGCCTTCAGTCTCCCTGGCCTTGTCGCAGCTGGAGTCGATCCTCGGTGAAAAACTCTTCCATCGCCAGGTCAGCCGCGGCCTGGAGCTGACCCCGGCCGGGCGCAAGCTGTTGGAGCAGGCGCGCGGCATTCTCGACATGGCAACGGCCATCAGTGGCCCCGGCGAGCAGCAAACCAGTTTGCGGGGTGCCTTGAGCCTTATCTGCTTCCAGGACCTGGGGCCGTATTACGCGCCACGGCTGTTGAGCGGCTTTCGCCAGCGCTATCCCGACGTCAGCATCACCTTGTTCGAGGCCGATCTTGCCGAGGTAAACCGCAGGTTGGGTGATGGCAAGGCAGAGCTTGCGCTGACGTACGACGTGGGGCTCGATTCGCCCATCGAGAAGCGCGTGCTGGCACAACTGACGCCTTACGCACTGTTGCCGGCCGATCATCCCCTGGCCTTGCAGGACAAGGTGTCGCTGGTGGACCTGGCCGCCGAATGCCTGATCCTCGAAGATATCTCCAGGACCCGCGAGTACTTTCTCTCCTTGTTCTGGGCCCACGACCTGCAACCTGCCGTCCTGCAACTGACCCAGACCTTCGAGATGCAGCGCGGGCTGGTGGCCCATGGTTATGGCGTGGCGTTGTCGTGTACGCGGCCGGTGAGTGATTGCAGCTATGACGGCAAGCCGCTGGCCTGCCGCCCCTTGCTGGAGACGGTGAGCCCGCAGCCGGTGGTACTGGCCCAGTCCAGTGCCATGCGCCCGTCGGCGGCAGCGCAGGCATTCCTGGAGTGGGCCACGCAGCAGTTTCCTGCCTAG
- a CDS encoding amino acid permease, translating to MNDNNTALRRGLSTRHIRFMALGSAIGTGLFYGSASAIKLAGPSVLLAYLIGGAAIYMMMRALGEMAVRNPVSGSFGQYASQYLGRFPGFLTGWSYAFSMLVVCLADVTAFGVYMSFWFPETPRWIWVLGIVFFIGALNLCSVKVFGELEFWLSLLKVSAIVSMILAGAAVLMFGIQLGGSAEQVASISNLWSHGGFFPNGVSGMIASFAVVMFAFGGVEMIGITAGEAKDPQRVIPKAINSVPLRILLFYVFTLFILMSIYPWTRIGSEGSPFVQIFSGLGIGSAATLLNIVVISAAVSAINSDIFAAGRMMYGMAQNGQAPAGFSRLSRFGVPWMTVVVMAAALLFGVVLNYLAPENLFLILAAVVTFSIVWVWLMILLSQMVMRRGMTRDEVAKLHFPVPLWPVGPACAAVFMLFIFGVLAWFPDTRMALYVGIGWLALLSLGYWLFVARQPKALVAAPGPVNS from the coding sequence ATGAACGATAACAACACCGCCTTGCGGCGAGGTCTGAGTACCCGTCATATCCGTTTCATGGCGCTCGGGTCGGCCATTGGCACCGGGCTGTTCTATGGCTCGGCCTCGGCCATCAAGCTGGCCGGGCCGTCTGTACTGCTGGCCTATCTGATTGGCGGCGCGGCCATTTACATGATGATGCGCGCCCTGGGCGAAATGGCCGTGCGCAATCCGGTGTCCGGCTCCTTTGGCCAGTACGCCAGCCAGTACCTGGGGCGCTTTCCGGGTTTTCTCACCGGCTGGAGCTATGCCTTCTCGATGCTCGTGGTGTGCCTGGCGGACGTCACCGCCTTCGGCGTCTACATGAGCTTCTGGTTCCCCGAGACGCCGCGCTGGATCTGGGTGCTGGGCATCGTGTTCTTCATTGGCGCCCTGAATCTGTGCAGCGTCAAGGTGTTCGGCGAGCTGGAGTTCTGGCTGTCGCTGCTCAAGGTCAGCGCAATTGTGTCAATGATCCTGGCGGGGGCGGCGGTGCTGATGTTCGGCATCCAGCTGGGCGGTTCCGCCGAACAGGTGGCGAGCATCAGCAACTTGTGGAGTCATGGCGGCTTCTTCCCCAACGGCGTCAGCGGCATGATCGCCTCGTTCGCCGTGGTGATGTTTGCCTTCGGCGGCGTCGAGATGATCGGCATCACTGCGGGCGAGGCCAAGGACCCGCAACGGGTCATCCCCAAGGCGATCAACTCGGTGCCGCTGCGTATCCTGCTGTTCTATGTGTTCACCCTGTTCATCCTGATGTCGATCTACCCCTGGACCCGCATCGGCAGCGAAGGCAGTCCCTTCGTGCAGATCTTCAGTGGCCTGGGCATCGGTTCTGCCGCCACCTTGCTGAACATTGTGGTGATCTCGGCAGCCGTCTCGGCGATCAACAGCGATATTTTCGCCGCCGGCCGCATGATGTACGGCATGGCCCAGAACGGTCAGGCACCGGCGGGCTTCTCGCGGCTGTCGCGCTTTGGGGTGCCGTGGATGACCGTGGTGGTCATGGCCGCAGCGTTGCTGTTCGGGGTGGTGCTGAACTACCTGGCGCCAGAGAACCTGTTCCTGATCCTGGCGGCGGTGGTGACCTTCTCGATCGTGTGGGTGTGGCTGATGATCCTGCTGTCGCAGATGGTGATGCGCCGCGGCATGACCCGCGATGAGGTGGCCAAGCTGCATTTCCCGGTGCCTCTGTGGCCTGTAGGCCCGGCCTGCGCGGCAGTGTTCATGCTGTTCATCTTTGGCGTGCTGGCCTGGTTCCCGGACACCCGCATGGCGCTGTATGTGGGCATCGGCTGGCTGGCCTTGCTGTCACTGGGCTACTGGCTGTTCGTGGCACGCCAACCCAAGGCGCTGGTCGCAGCGCCCGGGCCGGTCAATAGCTGA
- a CDS encoding 5-carboxymethyl-2-hydroxymuconate Delta-isomerase, which produces MPHLNVEYSDNLRDLDVDRLLLRLNHVLVGSGQFADELDIKSRAAAFAGYRVGIAPNERAFAHARLSILSGRSPEVKRQLSASVLEVLKEAIPARAGLDIQLCVEVLDIDRDAYSKVHLPG; this is translated from the coding sequence ATGCCTCACCTGAACGTGGAATACAGCGACAACCTGCGTGACCTGGACGTCGACCGCCTGCTGCTGCGCCTGAACCATGTGCTGGTGGGCAGTGGCCAGTTTGCCGACGAGCTGGATATCAAGAGCCGCGCTGCAGCCTTTGCGGGCTATCGAGTGGGTATTGCACCGAACGAGCGGGCGTTTGCCCATGCCAGGCTGTCGATCCTCAGTGGCCGTTCGCCCGAGGTGAAGCGCCAGTTGTCCGCCAGCGTGCTGGAGGTCCTCAAGGAAGCGATCCCGGCGCGCGCGGGGCTGGATATCCAGCTGTGCGTCGAGGTGCTGGATATTGATCGGGACGCCTATTCAAAGGTGCATTTGCCGGGTTAA
- a CDS encoding YcgL domain-containing protein, which yields MKRICSIYKSPRKNEMYLYVLKADGLERVPEGLLPFFGTPVHAFDLVLTPERKLAREDIAKVLENLEQQGYHLQMPPLEDEYIEHLPEELLRRNDPV from the coding sequence ATGAAACGCATCTGCTCGATCTACAAGAGCCCACGCAAGAACGAAATGTACCTCTATGTGCTCAAGGCCGACGGCCTCGAGCGTGTTCCCGAAGGCCTGCTGCCGTTCTTCGGCACGCCGGTACACGCCTTTGACCTGGTGCTGACTCCGGAGCGCAAGCTCGCCCGCGAAGACATCGCCAAGGTGCTGGAAAACCTCGAGCAACAGGGTTATCACCTGCAGATGCCGCCGCTCGAGGACGAGTACATCGAGCACCTGCCCGAAGAGCTGCTGCGCCGCAACGACCCGGTCTGA